One Sinorhizobium arboris LMG 14919 genomic region harbors:
- the nodB gene encoding chitooligosaccharide deacetylase NodB, with amino-acid sequence MTHFDYLSRVRSTCSGSTGGRNVYLTFDDGPNPLFTPEILDVLEKHGVPATFFVIGAYAAEQPQLIRRMIAEGHEVANHTMTHPDLSRCGPSDVHHEILEANKAIRTACPQASVRHVRAPYGIWTEEVLATSAGAGLAPLHWSVDPRDWSRPGADAIVDAVLASVQPGAVVLLHDGCPPDEIRPGAEEGLRDQTVIALARLIPALRERGFGICALPQHP; translated from the coding sequence CAGCGGCAGCACGGGTGGTCGCAACGTCTATCTGACCTTTGACGATGGTCCTAATCCACTTTTCACACCGGAAATCCTGGACGTGCTGGAAAAACACGGTGTGCCGGCGACCTTTTTCGTTATCGGCGCCTACGCGGCAGAACAGCCGCAACTGATCCGGCGAATGATTGCAGAAGGGCACGAAGTCGCTAACCACACGATGACTCATCCGGATCTGTCCAGATGCGGACCGAGCGATGTGCACCATGAAATACTTGAGGCGAATAAGGCCATCAGGACGGCCTGCCCCCAGGCATCCGTCCGGCACGTGCGCGCGCCCTATGGCATCTGGACCGAAGAGGTGCTTGCTACCTCAGCGGGCGCTGGACTGGCGCCCCTCCACTGGTCGGTAGATCCGCGGGACTGGTCTCGGCCCGGTGCCGACGCGATTGTCGATGCAGTGCTTGCCTCTGTCCAGCCGGGCGCAGTCGTGCTTTTGCACGATGGATGCCCCCCCGACGAGATCAGGCCGGGTGCTGAAGAGGGTCTGCGCGATCAAACCGTCATTGCGCTGGCCCGCCTTATTCCAGCGTTACGCGAGCGCGGATTTGGAATCTGCGCGCTTCCTCAACATCCCTGA
- the nodC gene encoding chitooligosaccharide synthase NodC gives MDLLNTIGIGAVSCYALLSTAYKSMQTLYARPTDLSSASEDFVFHAPLPSVDVIVPCYNEDPGTFSECLASIANQDYAGKLRVYVVDDGSANREKLAPVHDAYARDPRFNFILLRENVGKRKAQIAAIRRSSGDLVLNVDSDSTLASDVVTKLALKMQNPEIGAAMGQLTASNRNDTWLTRLIDMEYWLACNEERAAQARFGAVMCCCGPCAMYRRSALLLLLDQYESQFFWGKPSDFGEDRHLTILMLKAGFRTEYVPDAIAATVVPDRMGPYLRQQLRWARSTFRDTFLALRLLPGLDRYITLDVVGQNLGPLLLAFAVLAGVAQVALTATVPLWTIMMIAAMTMIRCSVAAFRARQLRFLAFSLHTPINLFFLLPLKAYALCTLTNSDWLSRSAPQNVTGAGGEGVFVPCPTCGSSATGASGNATTLRRLSLARDSATVAPAGVCSDD, from the coding sequence ATGGACCTGCTTAATACAATTGGCATTGGCGCTGTCTCCTGTTATGCGCTGCTCTCGACCGCTTATAAAAGCATGCAGACATTGTATGCTCGGCCGACAGACCTCTCATCGGCCTCGGAGGACTTCGTGTTCCACGCCCCTCTGCCGAGCGTGGATGTCATTGTCCCCTGCTACAACGAGGACCCGGGCACGTTCTCCGAGTGTCTGGCTTCCATTGCAAATCAGGATTACGCCGGAAAACTGCGTGTCTACGTGGTTGATGATGGTTCTGCTAATCGCGAGAAATTGGCACCTGTACACGACGCCTATGCGCGGGATCCGAGATTCAACTTCATTCTGCTTCGCGAGAATGTCGGAAAACGCAAGGCGCAGATCGCTGCGATACGCCGGTCATCTGGAGATTTGGTGCTCAACGTCGACTCGGATTCGACACTAGCGTCCGACGTCGTCACGAAGCTCGCGCTCAAGATGCAAAATCCAGAGATCGGCGCGGCCATGGGTCAATTGACCGCCAGCAATCGAAACGACACTTGGTTGACCCGGTTGATTGATATGGAGTACTGGCTCGCTTGCAATGAGGAGCGTGCGGCACAGGCTCGCTTCGGTGCCGTCATGTGCTGCTGCGGTCCATGTGCCATGTACCGCCGGTCTGCTCTCCTTTTGCTACTTGACCAGTACGAGTCGCAGTTTTTTTGGGGCAAGCCAAGCGACTTCGGTGAGGATCGCCACCTCACCATTCTGATGCTGAAAGCAGGTTTTCGAACCGAGTACGTTCCGGATGCGATAGCGGCAACCGTTGTCCCGGACAGGATGGGCCCGTATCTGCGCCAACAACTTCGCTGGGCACGGAGCACTTTCCGCGACACCTTCCTGGCGCTGCGATTACTGCCGGGGCTTGATCGCTACATCACGCTGGACGTGGTCGGACAAAATCTCGGACCGTTACTTCTCGCGTTCGCGGTCTTGGCAGGGGTCGCGCAAGTCGCGCTGACAGCTACAGTGCCTTTGTGGACAATCATGATGATTGCCGCCATGACCATGATCCGCTGCAGCGTGGCTGCCTTCCGTGCTCGCCAGCTTCGTTTTCTGGCGTTTTCTTTGCACACCCCCATCAACCTGTTTTTCTTACTCCCATTGAAGGCCTACGCTCTGTGCACTTTGACCAATAGCGATTGGCTGTCGCGCAGCGCCCCTCAAAACGTGACAGGCGCAGGTGGAGAAGGGGTTTTCGTTCCATGCCCGACGTGCGGATCCAGCGCTACAGGGGCGTCGGGAAATGCAACGACGCTTCGAAGGCTCAGTCTTGCGAGGGACTCTGCAACCGTGGCACCCGCCGGTGTCTGCAGCGACGACTGA